GTGATTGCATAATATTGAGGCACTAAAGGAAAATACCTGGTATGAGAATATTTTTATTTGGAAAAAGAAAGCTGGCGGTTTTGATTGCCATCGCCCTCTGTAGTTTGAGTGTTTCGGCCATGGAACAAGCTGGAGCTGGCAGCAATTCTGCAGCGCCTGTGGCCGCCTTGGATCTGAGCATCTTGCGACAACAGGCCGTGGAGTCCAATCCCTATGGCGCTGAATTTTCGTATGCGAAAGAGTTCAAGCAGCTCAATCTGCAGAGCGTGAAACAGGATATCGCCAAGGTACTGACGACGTCCCAGCCATGGTGGCCAGCTGACTATGGAACTTACGGGCCATTCTTCATCCGGATGGCATGGCATAGTGCCGGCGTGTATCGCCTGTTCGATGGCCGAGGCGGAGCATCTGGCGGGCAACAGCGCTTTGATCCGCTGAACAGCTGGGCCGATAATGTGAACTTGGATAAGGCGCGACGTTTGCTGTGGCCAGTCAAAAAGAAATACGGCCGTGCGCTGTCTTGGGGCGATTTGATGGTGTTGGCCGGCAATGTCTCTCTGGAACAAATGGGATTCAAAACCTATGGCTTCGGTGGCGGTAGAGAAGATGATTGGGAGCCGGTGAAGATGGATTGGGGACCGGAAAAGAAAGCGCTGGCCGATGAACGGCATGACCAGAGCGGCACTTTGAAAAAACCTTATGCGGCAACGCAGATGGGTTTGATTTACGTCAATCCGGAAGGCCCGAATGGCAATCCCGACCCATTGCTGGCAGCCAAAGAGATCCGCGAAACTTTCGCCCGCATGGGCATGAATGATGAAGAGACGGTCGCGCTGATCGCCGGTGGTCATACTTTTGGGAAAGCACACGGTAAACACAAGCCAGAAACCTGCGTGAAAGCACCACCGAGCGAGGCCACGCTGCAAGAGCAGGGCTTGGGTTGGAACAATGTCTGTGGCACCGGCAAAGGGGTAGACACGGTATCGAGCGGTTTGGAAGGGGCATGGACCACGAATCCGACCAAATGGACGCATGAATATTTTGCTTTGCTTTATGCTTTCGATTGGGAGAAGACCACCAGTCCGGCTGGCGCGATACAGTGGAAGCCGAAAAACGGGCTGGGTGCGAATACGGTTCCCGATGCACATGATCCTGGCATCAAGCATGCGCCGATGATGTTTACCACCGATCTGGCGTTGAAACTCGATCCTGCGTATCACGCTATTTCAAAAAACTTCATGGACAACCCGAAAGCCTATGAGTTGGCGTTTGCCAAGGCATGGTTTAAGTTAACTCACCGGGATATGGGGCCGAAGGTGCGCTATTTGGGCGCGGATGTGCCGGCTGGCGATTTGATTTGGCAAGATCCACTGCCTGAGCGCGACTACCAATTGGCCGATGCCAACGATATCCAGAATTTGAAAGCCCGTATCTTACAGGCAGGTATTCCGACCAAAGACTTGATCAAAGCGGCTTGGGCATCGGCCGCTAGCTTCCGTGCAACTGATCGGCGCGGTGGTGCCGATGGGGCGCGCGTACGACTGTTGCCTCAGCGCGAATGGCAAGTCAATGACCCCACCGCCTTGGCCGCAGTGATCACGCAATTGGAAAGCATTAAAAACCAATTTGATAAAGACCAAAGCAAGAGCGGCAAGAAAATTTCTTTGGCCGATATGATCGTGCTCGGCGGGACAGTGGCTATTGAGCAATCTGCCAAGGCGGCTGGTACGCAGGTGCAAGTGCCGTTTCGTCAGGGCCGCGTCGATGCCGATCAGAGTCAAACCGATCTCACTTCCTTTGCGGCTTTAAAACCGACTGCCGATGGTTTTCGCAACTATTACAGTCAGGAAAATACCAAGTCGCCGGTGGCCATGTTGATCGACAAGGCCAGCACGCTGAACTTATCGGTGCCGGAAATGACGGTGTTGGTCGGTGGCTTACGTGCCCTCGATGCCAATACCAACGGTGCGAAAACCGGTGTGCTGACTACGCGCGCGGGGATGTTGACGAACGATTTTTTCGTCAACCTGCTCGATATGTCAACGAAATGGGTGCCCGCGGCCGGGATGGCCGATGTGTATGAAGGGTATGATCTCAACAGCAAAAAAGTCAAATGGACTGCAAGCTCGGTCGATTTGATTTTTGCTTCCAATCCTGAGTTACGTGCTGTTGTGGAAGTGTATGCGGCCGACGATGCGAAAGAAAAATTCGTGCGTGATTTTGTCAGTGCCTGGACCAAGGTGATGAATGAGGATAGTTTCGGTCGTTTTTAAACACTGTTACGACGTGATATAACTCGTCAATCCTGCCGCTCAGTTTGCCCTGAGCGGCATTTTTTTTGCGCCGTCTCGCTGATTTAATTGGGCAGCCAAGCCAGCGTATAGAGTCGCTCGCTATTGCCAAACGATTTTTTTAACTGCGCACGCACGCCTGGAAATTGCTGATAAATGTCGAACAACTTAACGGATCGTCGTAAGCGATGATGGAACGACTCTGGAAGGGGTTTGCATTCCCTCCCATCGGGTCGCTCCTGCGTCGCTCACCGGCCTGAAGAGGCTGTCGCAAAAGGGTTTTCAGTCTGCATCATTACCCCAGCCGCCCGTAACGTCGTTCCTGCGCGCTTTTGGCAGGAATCCAGCGGCGTTCGTGGTTAACTGAAAATGCCAGAAGTTGTGGAATTTTCAGTGTAAAAAACGACACTAGGTTCCCGCCAAAAGCACGCGGGAATGACGAGGTATACGGTGTTTCAGGTGTAAGAAAAGCGTCCATCAGGCTTTTGCGACAGCCTCTGAAGGCCGGGGTTTCAAACCCCAGTCAGATTTTCAATGAATTTTTTTCAGACGTGGATCATATGTGGTTTGTAGTGCGGTGCACCAAAAAACCGCCTGCCACGCACTGTTATGTCGCACCTGCCGCATCCGCATGGCAAATGGCAGCGCAGTAAACGCTGCAGCAAGGCGGGAGCAGCTGCTTTTTAGTCTGGCACGCTCTGTGCTTAGGTAAAAGTACCGAATCAATGACGATTCAGTAAAAAATTTTACGCAGATCTAACGATGGGTTTGCTCGGACAACGGCGTCCACACAATCAGACACGGTGTCTGCTTGGGTGGGCGCCTTTTTGTTTTTTTATGGGGTAAGCAATGATCACGACCAATAAAGCAAGCCGCATCGATTTGTGGAATTTTTCAACACCACAAATGCGTGCCTTTCACCTGACCTGGATGGCGTTTTTCGCCTGTTTCTTCGCTTGGTTTGCCTGCGCACCGTTAATGCCGGTGATCAAGGCAGAATTCCATTTGACGCTAGCCCAGATTGCCAATATCAATATCGCCGCCGTTGCCGTGACAATTTTGGTTCGCTTGATCGTCGGCCCGATGTGCGACCGCTTCGGACCACGTAAAACCTATACCGGTTTGCTGTTGCTCGGTGCCATTCCGGTATTGGGCGTGGCGATGTCGCAAAGTTATGAAAGCTTTTTGTTCTTTCGTTTGTGCATCGGTGCTGTCGGTGCCAGTTTTGTTATCACGCAATATCACACTTCGGTGATGTTTGCTCCGAATGTGGTCGGTACTGCCAATGCGGCTGCGGCCGGTTGGGGTAACACTGGCGGTGGTGCGGCGCAAGCCTTGATGCCCTTGTTGTTGACGGCCTTGTTGATGCTTGGCGTCAGCGAAAGCCTGGGCTGGCGCATCGCTTTGGTGGTGCCAGGCGTGGTGATGCTGGTGATGGCGCTGGTCTACTGGCGTTACACGCAAGATTGCCCTGAAGGTAATTATGCTGAGTTGCGGGCGCAAGGTATCGTGGTCGAAGCAGGTAAAAAAGGCGGCTGGGCCAGTTTTCGCGCTGCCAGCAGCAATCATCGGGTCTGGTTATTGTTTGTGACTTACGGTGCTTGTTTTGGCGTGGAAATTTTCATTCACAATATCGCCGCCATTTACTACGTTGAGCACTTCGGTTTGTCCTTGAAAACTGCCGGTTTAGCCGCCGCCAGTTTCGGTTTATTGGCCTTATTTGCGCGTGCTCTCGGTGGTTACTTATCGGATCGTGTCGCGGCACGCAGTGGGCTCAATGCCCGCGCGGTTTTGCTGTTTGTCATGATGCTCGGCGAAGGCTTGGGTTTGCTGTGGTTTGCCCATGCTGACAGTGTGACGCTGGCCATTATTGCTATGCTCAGTTTCGGTTTATTTACCCATATGGCTTGTGGTGCGACTTACGCTTTGGTGCCCTTCATCGATCGTCAGGCCCTTGGTGGGGTGGCCGGGATCATCGGTGCCGGTGGCAATGTCGGTGCCGTGTTGGCAGGGTTTTTGATGAAAGGTTTGGGCGATGTGCAACAGACCCTGAGCATGCTTGGCATTTTAGTGACGATCTCCGCCGTATGCGCCATCGCAGTACGCTTTGCGGTCAGTGCTGATAGCGCTGAGCAAGTGCTGGCGGCCACGAACCGTACTGCTTAAGGAGAAATGTATGAAAATCATCGTCATCGGTCATGGCATGGTTGGCCACAAGTTTTTAGAAAGTTTGAGCGAATACGGCGCGAGCAATTTGGACGTCACGGTCTTATGTGAAGAACCACGTGGTGCTTACGATAGGGTGCATTTGTCGGAATTTTTCTCCGGTAAAACGGCCGAGGACTTATCGTTGGTCGCGCCCGATTTTTTTGAGCGCAGCGGCATCGCGCTCAAACTCAATGCCAAGGCGCAATCGATCGATACGGTGGCTAAGACAGTCAGTTTTACTGTGCATGGCGTAAGTCAAACCTTGTCGTATGATAAGTTGGTGATGGCGACCGGTTCCTATCCTTTCGTTCCTACTTTGGCTGGTAATCAACGGCGCGATTGCTTCGTTTATCGCACCATTGAAGATTTAGAAGCGATGCAGGAATGTGGCTCGCGTTCGCGCACCGGGGTGGTCATCGGCGGTGGTTTGCTCGGTCTTGAGTGCGCCAAAGCATTGCGCGACATGGGGCTGGAAACACATGTGGTCGAGTTCGCTCCACGCTTGATGGCGGTGCAGATGGATGAGAGCGGCGGCCGAGTTTTACGGCAAAAAATCGAAGCCCTCGGGGTGACGGCGCACACGCAGAAAAACACCTTGGAAATCGTCGATGGTAACAGCGCGACGCACCGCATGCGTTTCGAAGATGGCAGTCACCTCGAAACCGATATGATCGTGTTCTCGGCCGGCATTCGTCCACGCGATGAGTTGGCGCGCGACAACGGCTTGGCAGTGGGTCCACGCGGTGGCATTGTCATCGATAATCGTTGCCGTACTTCCGATCCAGCGGTCTACGCCATCGGTGAGTGTGCTTTGTGGGATGGAAAAATTTACGGTTTGGTCGCGCCCGGGTATGAAATGGCGCGCGTGGCCGCAGCTCAGATAGTCAGTGACAGTACCGCCGTTGAGGCCGTTGCTGAGGTCGCCGCGTTGCCGGAGTTTAACGGGGCCGACATGAGCACCAAGCTCAAGTTGATGGGGGTCGATGTGGCCAGTCTTGGCGACCCGCATGGCAGCGTGCTCGGTAGCCGGGCCTACCAATTTACCGATGAGCGTAAGCAAGTTTATAAAAAGATCGTGGTCTCGGAATGTGGCAAGTATTTGCTCGGTGCGGTCATGGTCGGCGATGCCACGGAATATGGCAATTTGTTGCAGATGATGTTGAATCGCATCGAGTTGCCGGCCGCACCGGAATTTTTGATATTGCCGCAGGCCGATGGCAGCGCCAAGCCCGCCTTCGGGGTCGAGGCTTTGCCCGATACGGCGCAAATTTGCTCCTGCAATAACGTCAATAAAGGGGCGCTGTGTGCCGCCGTCGGCAATGGCGCGACCAATATCGCCAGTTTGAAAAGCTGCACCAAGGCCGGTACCGCTTGCGGTGGTTGTGTGCCCTTAGTGACGCAGATCATGAAGGCGGAAATGAAGAAGCAAGGCCTGGCGGTGAATAACCATATCTGTGAGCATTTCGCTTGCTCGCGCCAAGAACTCTACCATTTTGTCCGGGTTGGTCAGATCAAAGACTTTTCTACTTTATTGGCACAGCATGGTAAGGGCTTGGGCTGCGATATTTGCAAGCCTTTGGCCGCCAATATTTTGGCCTCGTGCTGGAATGAATTCGTGCTGAAGAAAGAGCATGCCAGCTTGCAAGACAGTAATGACTATTTCTTGGGCAATATTCAAAAAGATGGCACTTACTCGGTTGTGCCACGTATGGCTGGTGGTGAAGTGACGGCCGATGGCTTGATCGCGGTCGGGCAGGTCGCCAAAAAATACGCGCTGTACACCAAGATCACCGGCGGCCAGCGGGTCGATTTGTTCGGTGCTCGCCTGGAGCAATTGCCACTGATTTGGGAAGAGTTGATCGCTGCCGGTTTCGAGTCTGGTCATGCTTACGGCAAATCGCTGCGCACGGTGAAGTCTTGCGTCGGCTCGACTTGGTGTCGATATGGCGTCGATGACAGCATGGGCTTGGCGATTGCACTGGAAAATCGTTACAAAGGCTTGCGTTCGCCGCATAAGATCAAATTCGGGGTGTCGGGTTGCACGCGCGAATGCGCCGAGGCGCAAAGCAAGGATGTCGGTATTATCGCCACCGAAAAAGGTTGGAATCTTTACGTCTGCGGCAATGGCGGCATGAAGCCACGCCATGCGGAATTGCTCGCCGCCGATCTCGATAAGACGACGCTGGTTCGTTACATCGACCGCTTCTTGATGTTTTACGTACGCACCGCTGACCGTTTGCAACGCACCAGCGTCTGGCGCGACAATCTCGAAGGTGGTCTCGACTACCTCAAACAGGTGGTGGTAGAAGACAAACTGCTGCTGGCCGACGAGTTGGAAGCGCAGATGCAGCAAGTGGTCGATACCTATGAGTGTGAATGGAAAAAAGCCGTCAATGATCCTGCCACGCGCCAGCGTTTCCGTCATTTTGTCAACAGCGATCAGGCCGATCAGAACGTAGTGTTTATGCAAGAACGTGGGCAAATTCGCCCGGCTAGCTTGCAAGAACGTGGCGTGATCCCGATTGCCGAATTGGTCGAATGATGAATCAGTCCTATCCAGAGAAGGAATCATGATGCATAACGATAGTCGCAGTAATCATTGGTTGGCCGTTTGTCGGCTTGATCAAATCCTACCCAATACCGGCGTGTGTGCGCTGCTTGAGGGCGAGCAAGTCGCGGTGTTTCATGTCGACGATGGTCAATCGCGCGTGTTTGCGATTCATAATTACGACCCCAATGCCGGTGCTGCCGTATTGGCGCGCGGCTTGGTCGGTAATTTGGCCGAGCGCATCGTCGTGGCCTCGCCGATTTACAAGCATCACTTCGATTTGCAAACCGGAGAGTGTTTGGAAGCACCGGAACATTCGGTCTCAGCCTATCCGGCCCGTATTACTGATGGTCAAATCTGGGTCGGCATATGAGTACGCCGGCCGCCAAACCGTCCTTAGTCGTGATCGGCAATGGTATGGCCGGCATGCGTACGGTGGAAGAATTGCACAAGCTGGCCCCCGACTTGTACGACATCACGGTCTTCGGTGCCGAGCCGCATGGTAACTATAACCGTATCTTGTTGTCGCCCTTGTTGGCTGGTGATAAACAAGTGGCCGACATCATGTTGCATACGCGCGAATGGTATGCGCAACATGAAATCACTTTGCATGCCGGTGACCCGGTGGTGGACATCGATCGTCAGCGCCGCATCGTGCGCTCGCGTGCCGGCACCGAGGTCGCCTATGATCGCTTGTTGTTGGCCACCGGTTCCAGCCCCTTCATCATTCCCGTCCCCGGCCATGATTTACCAGGCGTGATTGCATTTCGCGATCTCGAAGATGTCGAAACCATGTTGCAAGCTGCCCGTACACATCGCCATGCGGTGGTGATAGGCGGCGGCTTGTTAGGCTTGGAAGCAGCCAACGGCTTGCTGCGGCAAGGGATGATCGTGACGGTCGTGCATGTCTGCGACAGCTTGATGGAACGGCAATTAGACAAGTCGGCCGCCTTATTGCTCAAGCAAGCCTTGGAACGCAAAGGCATGAATTTTTTATTGGCCGCCACGACCAGCGAAATTATCGGCACGCAAAGGGTGAGCGCAGTACGCTTCGCCGATGGTACTGAAATTGCCGCCGATTTGGTGGTCATGGCAGTCGGTGTGCGTCCGAATATAGCTTTGGCGAAACAAGCCGGCTTGCATTGCGAACGCGCGATTGTGGTCGATGACACGCTGCAAACCTATGATCCGCGCATTTATGCCGTCGGCGAGTGCGTCCAACACCGCAGCGCAACCTTCGGTTTGGTGGCGCCGATCTGGGAGCAAGCGCGTGTGTGCGGGGCCCATCTGGCTGGTGCCGGACATCGCCGCTATGTGCAGCAAGCCACGGCGACTAAACTCAAAGTGACCGGGGTAGATTTGTATTCGGCGGGCGACTTCATCGGTGCCGATGGCAGTGAAGAATTGGTGATGCGCGATCCGCGCCGTGGTATCTACAAGCGTTTGGTGTTGCAAGCGAATTTGATTGTAGGTGCCGTGCTGGTCGGCGATGTCAAAGACGGTCCTTGGTACTTTGATTTAATTCAACGCCGCACCGACATCTCGGCTTTACGCAATCAATTATTATTTGGGCAAGCGCTGTGTGCGCCCGTCTCCTGATCAGGAATCAAGTATGAATCTCGACCAAACTGGCCTTGTTACTGGCACCGTGTGCACCACTTGTCCTTACTGTGGCGTTGGCTGCGGCGTGCGCGCCAGCGTCGGTGCCGATGGTGGTATTGCCATCGCCGGTGACCCGGATCATCCGGCGAATGCCGGCCGCCTGTGCGTCAAAGGATCGGCGCTCGATGAAAGCTTGAGCCTCGATGGTCGATTGCTGCAACCACAAATGCGCGATGCTGCCAGCGGCTTGATGCAAACCAGCTCCTGGGAACAAGCGCTGAGCCGCGTGGCCAGCGGCTTTGCCGATATCATCGCGCAGCATGGGGCCGACGCGGTCGCCTTGTATGTCTCAGGGCAGTTGCTGACCGAAGACTATTACATCGCTAACAAACTCATGAAAGGCTTTATTGGTACGGCCAATATCGATACCAATTCGCGTTTGTGCATGTCGTCGGCAGTGGCCGGGCATAAGCGTGCTTTTGGAGCCGATCTGGTGCCAGTTTGTTATGATGATCTGGAACTGGCCGATCTGGTGGTTTTGGTTGGCTCGAATACGGCATGGTGTCATCCGATTTTATTTCAACGCATTGCTAAGATTAAAGAAAGTCGGCCAGCCATGAAGCTGGTGGTGATTGACCCGCGTCGCACTGCTACCAGCGATTTGGCGGATCTGCATTTGCCGCTCAAACCGGGCAGCGATGTCTGGCTGTTCAATGGCTTGCTCGATTATTTGTCGCGCAACGGCTATGCCGATCAGGCTTTTGTCGCCGCGCACACGCAAGGAGGGCATGACGCTTTGCAGGTAGCGGCACAGAGCAGCGGCGACGTGCTCGAAGTGGCGCAACAGTGCAAGCTCGATCCAGCCCAGATAGAGGCCTTTTATGCCTTGTTTGCCGGCACAAAAAAAGTCATCACGGCGTTTTCTCAAGGCGTCAATCAATCCTCCTCCGGCACCGACAAGGTCAACAGCATCATCAATTGCCACTTGCTGAGCGCGCGCATCGGCCAGCCCGGCATGGGGCCGTTTTCTCTGACTGGCCAACCGAATGCCATGGGTGGACGAGAAGTCGGCGGGCTGGCGAATTTGCTGGCCGCGCACATGGAGCTCAATAATGAGCAACATCGTGAGACGGTACAAAGCTTTTGGAATGCACCACGCATCGCCGAGCGGCCCGGTTTGAAAGCGGTGGAATTGTTTCAGGCCATCGAACAGGGGCGCATCAAGGCAGTTTGGATTATCGCCACTAATCCGGTGGTCAGCTTGCCCGATGCCGATCAAGTACAACGGGCGCTGGCTAAATGCGAACTCGTGGTGGTCTCCGATATTGTCAGTCACACCGACACCAATGCCTGGGCCGATGTCTTGTTGCCAGCCTTGGGCTGGGGTGAGAAAGACGGCACCGTCACCAATTCCGAGCGCTGTATCTCACGGCAACGCGCATTTCTCAGTGCGCCCGGTGCGGCGCGCCCCGACTGGCGCATACTGTGCGATGTCGCCCAAAAAATGGCTTACTCAGGTTTTGACTACCAAGACGTGCATGAAATCTTTGATGAACATGCGCGACTCAGTGCTTTTCGCAATGGCAGCGGCAGTGCAGAAGTACCGCGCGTATTCAATCTCAGCGGTTTGACTGGCATGAGCAAGGCGCAATACGATGCACTCGCACCAGTGCAGTGGCCAGTAACACGGGCTGCCGATGGTCAGCCGCGTGGCACGGCACGCTTGTTTTCCGACGGCAAGTTTACCCATGCCGATGGCAAAGCACGTTTTATTGCCACGCCGCCGCGCCCGCCCGTGCATGCGCCGAATCCCGAGTATCCGCTGATTCTCAATACCGGCCGGGTGCGCGATCAATGGCATACCATGACACGCACTGGCAAAGCCGCAAAACTGGCGGATCATACAGCTGAATCGTTCATCGACATGCATCCGCAAGATGCCTTGTTGTGCGGGGTGCGCGAAGGCAGTCTGGCGCGCGTTTCTTCCCCTTGGGGTGCCATGGTGGCCAAGGTGCAGCATGGCGGCGGCATTGCGCGCGGCAGTATTTTTGTGCCCATCCATTGGAGTAATCAAACCACCTCAGATGGTCGCATCGGTGCCGTAGTCAATCCGGTGGTCGATCCGGTGTCGGGCGAGCCGGAATTCAAACACACACCGGTGCGGGTAGAAGAGTTTCCGGTGTCGTGGTATGGCTTCATCCTGACGCGGCGGGAATTGGCACTCGATGAGGTGACCCATTGGACGCGGATACAGGGACGCGAGATGCTGCGCTATGAACTGGCCGGCAGGAAATTGATTTCTGATCCGTCCGCTTGGGCGCGACAATTGATGCTTGCTACCGACGTGGATGCCGATTGGCTTGACTATGCCGATGACAGCGCTGGTGTTTATCGTGCCGTCCACTTGGTCGATGAGCGCATCGACAGTTGCATTTTTCTCTCGCCGCGTGCCGATTTGCCGGCGCGGGCTTGGCTGGCCGGCCTGTTTGCCAAACAGCGGCTCGACGAGATCGATCGGGTCGGGCTGTTGCTCGGTCAAACCATCGCCCCCGGCATTGATGCCGGCCCGACCATTTGTTCTTGCTATGGCGTAGGGCGCAATACCATCTGCCATGCGATTCGTGAGCATGGTATGGAAACCGTGGCACAAGTCACCAATTGCCTGAAAGCCGGTGGTAATTGTGGTTCGTGTGTGCCGGAAATAAAAAAATTGCTGGCGTTGGTAGCATTGGAAGCGGCGGTGGAGCAATCGGCGTAGCGCTGGTGGCATTCCCGGTTTGATATTGGCAAGGGTGAAGCCGCTGGGATTTTTCTCCGTGCGTCTTTTGGGCCGACCAACGGTCGGTTCGTGTCCGATTAACGGTGTGCTCCGCTTCGCGGGAACTGTACAAAATGGCGCTTATCCGCTTGCTCTGATACGCCAGTCAGCTTGCTGGCATTGCGTTTTGGGGCATAAATGGAAATTTATTCACTCCTTTTTTAGCCCGCACTCTTTTTTACATCATGCCAAACATCTCAGTCATTACTCATACTTCTTATTTTTCTACGCAGAACCAGCTCACGCCGGCCAGTAACGGTTTAGCCGCTCCGCAACCACTTACAA
The sequence above is drawn from the Undibacterium sp. CCC3.4 genome and encodes:
- the katG gene encoding catalase/peroxidase HPI, with the protein product MRIFLFGKRKLAVLIAIALCSLSVSAMEQAGAGSNSAAPVAALDLSILRQQAVESNPYGAEFSYAKEFKQLNLQSVKQDIAKVLTTSQPWWPADYGTYGPFFIRMAWHSAGVYRLFDGRGGASGGQQRFDPLNSWADNVNLDKARRLLWPVKKKYGRALSWGDLMVLAGNVSLEQMGFKTYGFGGGREDDWEPVKMDWGPEKKALADERHDQSGTLKKPYAATQMGLIYVNPEGPNGNPDPLLAAKEIRETFARMGMNDEETVALIAGGHTFGKAHGKHKPETCVKAPPSEATLQEQGLGWNNVCGTGKGVDTVSSGLEGAWTTNPTKWTHEYFALLYAFDWEKTTSPAGAIQWKPKNGLGANTVPDAHDPGIKHAPMMFTTDLALKLDPAYHAISKNFMDNPKAYELAFAKAWFKLTHRDMGPKVRYLGADVPAGDLIWQDPLPERDYQLADANDIQNLKARILQAGIPTKDLIKAAWASAASFRATDRRGGADGARVRLLPQREWQVNDPTALAAVITQLESIKNQFDKDQSKSGKKISLADMIVLGGTVAIEQSAKAAGTQVQVPFRQGRVDADQSQTDLTSFAALKPTADGFRNYYSQENTKSPVAMLIDKASTLNLSVPEMTVLVGGLRALDANTNGAKTGVLTTRAGMLTNDFFVNLLDMSTKWVPAAGMADVYEGYDLNSKKVKWTASSVDLIFASNPELRAVVEVYAADDAKEKFVRDFVSAWTKVMNEDSFGRF
- a CDS encoding MFS transporter → MITTNKASRIDLWNFSTPQMRAFHLTWMAFFACFFAWFACAPLMPVIKAEFHLTLAQIANINIAAVAVTILVRLIVGPMCDRFGPRKTYTGLLLLGAIPVLGVAMSQSYESFLFFRLCIGAVGASFVITQYHTSVMFAPNVVGTANAAAAGWGNTGGGAAQALMPLLLTALLMLGVSESLGWRIALVVPGVVMLVMALVYWRYTQDCPEGNYAELRAQGIVVEAGKKGGWASFRAASSNHRVWLLFVTYGACFGVEIFIHNIAAIYYVEHFGLSLKTAGLAAASFGLLALFARALGGYLSDRVAARSGLNARAVLLFVMMLGEGLGLLWFAHADSVTLAIIAMLSFGLFTHMACGATYALVPFIDRQALGGVAGIIGAGGNVGAVLAGFLMKGLGDVQQTLSMLGILVTISAVCAIAVRFAVSADSAEQVLAATNRTA
- the nirB gene encoding nitrite reductase large subunit NirB; amino-acid sequence: MKIIVIGHGMVGHKFLESLSEYGASNLDVTVLCEEPRGAYDRVHLSEFFSGKTAEDLSLVAPDFFERSGIALKLNAKAQSIDTVAKTVSFTVHGVSQTLSYDKLVMATGSYPFVPTLAGNQRRDCFVYRTIEDLEAMQECGSRSRTGVVIGGGLLGLECAKALRDMGLETHVVEFAPRLMAVQMDESGGRVLRQKIEALGVTAHTQKNTLEIVDGNSATHRMRFEDGSHLETDMIVFSAGIRPRDELARDNGLAVGPRGGIVIDNRCRTSDPAVYAIGECALWDGKIYGLVAPGYEMARVAAAQIVSDSTAVEAVAEVAALPEFNGADMSTKLKLMGVDVASLGDPHGSVLGSRAYQFTDERKQVYKKIVVSECGKYLLGAVMVGDATEYGNLLQMMLNRIELPAAPEFLILPQADGSAKPAFGVEALPDTAQICSCNNVNKGALCAAVGNGATNIASLKSCTKAGTACGGCVPLVTQIMKAEMKKQGLAVNNHICEHFACSRQELYHFVRVGQIKDFSTLLAQHGKGLGCDICKPLAANILASCWNEFVLKKEHASLQDSNDYFLGNIQKDGTYSVVPRMAGGEVTADGLIAVGQVAKKYALYTKITGGQRVDLFGARLEQLPLIWEELIAAGFESGHAYGKSLRTVKSCVGSTWCRYGVDDSMGLAIALENRYKGLRSPHKIKFGVSGCTRECAEAQSKDVGIIATEKGWNLYVCGNGGMKPRHAELLAADLDKTTLVRYIDRFLMFYVRTADRLQRTSVWRDNLEGGLDYLKQVVVEDKLLLADELEAQMQQVVDTYECEWKKAVNDPATRQRFRHFVNSDQADQNVVFMQERGQIRPASLQERGVIPIAELVE
- the nirD gene encoding nitrite reductase small subunit NirD, producing MHNDSRSNHWLAVCRLDQILPNTGVCALLEGEQVAVFHVDDGQSRVFAIHNYDPNAGAAVLARGLVGNLAERIVVASPIYKHHFDLQTGECLEAPEHSVSAYPARITDGQIWVGI
- a CDS encoding NAD(P)/FAD-dependent oxidoreductase, whose translation is MSTPAAKPSLVVIGNGMAGMRTVEELHKLAPDLYDITVFGAEPHGNYNRILLSPLLAGDKQVADIMLHTREWYAQHEITLHAGDPVVDIDRQRRIVRSRAGTEVAYDRLLLATGSSPFIIPVPGHDLPGVIAFRDLEDVETMLQAARTHRHAVVIGGGLLGLEAANGLLRQGMIVTVVHVCDSLMERQLDKSAALLLKQALERKGMNFLLAATTSEIIGTQRVSAVRFADGTEIAADLVVMAVGVRPNIALAKQAGLHCERAIVVDDTLQTYDPRIYAVGECVQHRSATFGLVAPIWEQARVCGAHLAGAGHRRYVQQATATKLKVTGVDLYSAGDFIGADGSEELVMRDPRRGIYKRLVLQANLIVGAVLVGDVKDGPWYFDLIQRRTDISALRNQLLFGQALCAPVS
- a CDS encoding molybdopterin-dependent oxidoreductase; this translates as MNLDQTGLVTGTVCTTCPYCGVGCGVRASVGADGGIAIAGDPDHPANAGRLCVKGSALDESLSLDGRLLQPQMRDAASGLMQTSSWEQALSRVASGFADIIAQHGADAVALYVSGQLLTEDYYIANKLMKGFIGTANIDTNSRLCMSSAVAGHKRAFGADLVPVCYDDLELADLVVLVGSNTAWCHPILFQRIAKIKESRPAMKLVVIDPRRTATSDLADLHLPLKPGSDVWLFNGLLDYLSRNGYADQAFVAAHTQGGHDALQVAAQSSGDVLEVAQQCKLDPAQIEAFYALFAGTKKVITAFSQGVNQSSSGTDKVNSIINCHLLSARIGQPGMGPFSLTGQPNAMGGREVGGLANLLAAHMELNNEQHRETVQSFWNAPRIAERPGLKAVELFQAIEQGRIKAVWIIATNPVVSLPDADQVQRALAKCELVVVSDIVSHTDTNAWADVLLPALGWGEKDGTVTNSERCISRQRAFLSAPGAARPDWRILCDVAQKMAYSGFDYQDVHEIFDEHARLSAFRNGSGSAEVPRVFNLSGLTGMSKAQYDALAPVQWPVTRAADGQPRGTARLFSDGKFTHADGKARFIATPPRPPVHAPNPEYPLILNTGRVRDQWHTMTRTGKAAKLADHTAESFIDMHPQDALLCGVREGSLARVSSPWGAMVAKVQHGGGIARGSIFVPIHWSNQTTSDGRIGAVVNPVVDPVSGEPEFKHTPVRVEEFPVSWYGFILTRRELALDEVTHWTRIQGREMLRYELAGRKLISDPSAWARQLMLATDVDADWLDYADDSAGVYRAVHLVDERIDSCIFLSPRADLPARAWLAGLFAKQRLDEIDRVGLLLGQTIAPGIDAGPTICSCYGVGRNTICHAIREHGMETVAQVTNCLKAGGNCGSCVPEIKKLLALVALEAAVEQSA